A stretch of Flavobacteriales bacterium DNA encodes these proteins:
- a CDS encoding succinate dehydrogenase/fumarate reductase iron-sulfur subunit has protein sequence MKLTLKIWRQNGANDKGKIVDYPVSDVSEDMSFLEMLDVLNDDLVRKGEDPIAFDHDCREGICGMCSLFINGEAHGPGRGITTCQLHMRKFKDGDASYVEPWRSAAFPVIKDLATNRSAFDRIQAAGGFVSVNTSGNLVDGNAVPIPKDDADKAFDAATCIGCGACVATCPNGSAMLFTAAKVSQLALLPQGRPEAKRRALAMVEQMDKEGFGNCSNTGACEVECPKGISLEHIARLNREYLAATVTKE, from the coding sequence ATGAAGCTGACACTGAAGATCTGGCGCCAGAACGGCGCGAACGACAAAGGCAAGATTGTCGACTACCCCGTGAGCGACGTCTCCGAGGACATGTCGTTCCTCGAGATGCTCGATGTCCTCAACGACGATCTCGTGCGCAAGGGCGAGGACCCCATCGCCTTCGACCACGATTGCAGGGAAGGCATCTGCGGCATGTGCAGCCTCTTCATCAACGGTGAAGCGCACGGCCCGGGACGCGGCATCACCACCTGCCAGCTGCACATGCGCAAGTTCAAGGATGGTGACGCCAGCTACGTGGAGCCATGGCGCAGCGCGGCCTTCCCCGTGATCAAGGACCTGGCGACGAACCGCAGCGCCTTCGATCGCATCCAAGCGGCTGGCGGATTCGTCAGCGTGAACACCAGCGGGAACCTTGTCGATGGCAACGCGGTGCCGATCCCGAAGGACGATGCCGACAAGGCCTTCGATGCCGCCACCTGCATCGGTTGCGGTGCGTGCGTGGCCACCTGCCCGAACGGCTCGGCGATGCTCTTCACCGCGGCGAAAGTCTCGCAGCTCGCGCTCTTGCCGCAAGGCCGCCCCGAGGCGAAGCGCCGCGCCCTGGCCATGGTGGAGCAGATGGACAAGGAGGGCTTTGGCAACTGCAGCAACACAGGCGCCTGCGAGGTGGAATGCCCGAAGGGGATCAGCCTGGAGCACATCGCGCGGCTGAACCGGGAGTACTTGGCGGCGACGGTGACGAAGGAGTGA
- the gldA gene encoding gliding motility-associated ABC transporter ATP-binding subunit GldA, whose product MSIAVRQVFKRYGKQEALAGVSFSIGKGEVVGFLGPNGAGKSTMMKILTCFIPPSDGEAEVCGFDTRAKSMEVRRRVGYLPEHNPLYLDLYVREHLDFVAGVHGLKHRASLVNDLIDRVGLGPEQHKRVGQLSKGYRQRVGLAQALIHDPEVLILDEPTSGLDPNQLVDIRALIKDLGREKTVMLSTHIMQEVEAICDRVIIIDKGRIVADDKASSLRSRRHEQEVIEVEFDRSPAADQLLGLIGVRHAKRKEGHTWLIAHDAGTDVRPAVFEFAVKQGLKVLGLQKSERGLEEVFKELTGR is encoded by the coding sequence ATGTCCATCGCGGTGCGCCAAGTCTTCAAGCGCTACGGGAAGCAGGAAGCGCTTGCCGGCGTGAGCTTCTCCATCGGCAAAGGCGAAGTGGTGGGCTTCCTCGGACCGAATGGCGCCGGGAAGAGCACCATGATGAAGATCCTCACCTGCTTCATCCCGCCTTCGGATGGTGAGGCCGAGGTCTGCGGCTTCGACACACGCGCCAAGAGCATGGAGGTGCGCCGCCGCGTGGGCTACCTGCCCGAGCACAATCCCCTGTACCTCGACCTGTACGTGCGCGAGCACCTCGACTTCGTGGCCGGCGTGCATGGGTTGAAGCACCGCGCTTCGTTGGTGAACGACCTGATCGACCGCGTGGGCCTCGGCCCCGAGCAGCACAAGCGCGTGGGCCAGTTGAGCAAGGGCTACCGCCAGCGCGTGGGGCTTGCGCAAGCGCTGATCCATGATCCCGAGGTGCTCATCCTCGACGAGCCCACCAGCGGCCTCGACCCCAACCAGCTCGTGGACATCCGCGCGCTGATCAAGGACCTCGGCCGTGAGAAGACGGTGATGCTCAGCACGCACATCATGCAGGAAGTCGAGGCCATCTGCGACCGCGTGATCATCATCGACAAGGGCCGGATCGTCGCGGATGACAAGGCCAGCAGCTTGCGGTCCCGGCGTCATGAGCAAGAAGTGATCGAAGTGGAGTTCGACCGATCGCCCGCCGCGGATCAACTGTTGGGCCTGATCGGCGTGCGCCATGCCAAGCGCAAGGAGGGCCACACCTGGCTCATCGCGCACGATGCCGGAACCGATGTGCGGCCGGCTGTCTTCGAGTTCGCCGTCAAGCAGGGGCTGAAGGTGCTGGGCTTGCAGAAGAGCGAGCGCGGGCTGGAGGAAGTGTTCAAGGAGCTCACGGGCAGGTGA
- a CDS encoding methionine adenosyltransferase, whose product MPYLFTSESVSEGHPDKVADQISDALIDHFLAFDPSSKVACETLVTTGQVVLAGEVKSKAYLDVQQIARDVIERIGYTKSEYMFEAHSCGVLSAIHEQSPDINMGVERKKPEEQGAGDQGMMFGYACRDTDNYMPLPLEISHMLLRELAVIRREKNSTMPYLRPDAKSQVTIEYADDGKPMRIDAIVVSTQHDDFDKDARMLAKIKDDMINILVPRVVKQLPKRVQALFGKDIKYHINPTGKFVIGGPHGDTGLTGRKIIVDTYGGKGAHGGGAFSGKDPSKVDRSAAYAARHVAKHLVAAGVCDEVLVQVAYAIGVARPVGFYVNTYGTSKVKMSDGQIARTISGLKEFDMRPYFIEQRFALRTPIYSETASYGHMGRESKVVTKTFSNANQRTTVKVKLFPWEELNALGAVKKAFKL is encoded by the coding sequence ATGCCATACCTCTTCACTTCCGAGTCCGTCAGCGAAGGCCATCCCGATAAAGTGGCCGATCAGATCAGCGATGCCCTCATCGACCACTTCCTCGCCTTCGACCCCAGCAGCAAGGTGGCGTGCGAGACCTTGGTGACCACCGGCCAGGTGGTGCTCGCCGGCGAGGTGAAGAGCAAGGCCTACCTCGATGTGCAGCAGATCGCCCGCGATGTGATCGAACGCATCGGCTACACCAAGAGCGAGTACATGTTCGAAGCGCACAGCTGCGGCGTGCTCAGCGCCATTCACGAGCAGAGCCCCGACATCAACATGGGCGTTGAGCGCAAGAAGCCCGAGGAGCAGGGCGCCGGTGATCAGGGCATGATGTTCGGCTATGCCTGCCGCGACACCGACAACTACATGCCTCTGCCGCTCGAGATCAGCCACATGCTCCTGCGCGAGCTCGCCGTGATCCGCCGTGAGAAGAACAGCACGATGCCCTACCTCCGCCCCGATGCGAAGAGCCAGGTGACCATCGAGTACGCTGACGATGGCAAGCCGATGCGCATTGACGCCATCGTGGTGAGCACCCAGCACGACGACTTCGACAAGGACGCCAGGATGCTCGCGAAGATCAAGGATGACATGATCAACATCCTGGTGCCCCGCGTGGTGAAGCAGCTGCCCAAGCGCGTGCAGGCCCTCTTCGGCAAGGACATCAAGTACCACATCAATCCTACGGGCAAGTTCGTGATCGGCGGCCCGCACGGCGATACCGGCCTCACCGGCCGCAAGATCATCGTGGACACATACGGCGGCAAGGGCGCACACGGGGGCGGTGCCTTCAGCGGCAAGGACCCCAGCAAGGTGGATCGCAGCGCTGCGTATGCCGCACGACACGTGGCTAAGCACCTGGTGGCTGCGGGCGTGTGCGATGAAGTGCTCGTGCAGGTGGCCTATGCCATCGGTGTTGCCAGGCCCGTCGGCTTCTACGTGAATACCTACGGCACCAGCAAGGTGAAGATGAGCGACGGGCAGATCGCCAGGACCATCAGCGGATTGAAGGAGTTCGACATGCGCCCTTACTTCATCGAACAACGTTTCGCGCTGCGCACGCCCATCTACAGCGAGACCGCCAGCTATGGGCACATGGGCCGCGAAAGCAAGGTGGTGACCAAGACCTTTAGCAACGCGAACCAGAGAACCACCGTGAAAGTGAAGCTCTTCCCGTGGGAGGAGCTGAATGCCCTTGGCGCGGTGAAGAAGGCATTCAAGCTGTAG
- a CDS encoding SPOR domain-containing protein has protein sequence MQADPKVERLMERFTSMKHAQSGFRVQVFLGERKLAEDAKRAFLLKNPESPAYLSWFAPNWRLRVGDCRTRLEAERLLRDLKPLYPGSYIVPDDIEMPR, from the coding sequence GTGCAAGCCGACCCGAAGGTGGAACGCTTGATGGAGCGCTTCACTTCGATGAAGCATGCTCAGTCCGGTTTTCGGGTCCAGGTCTTCCTCGGTGAGCGCAAGCTGGCAGAAGACGCCAAAAGGGCTTTCCTGCTGAAGAACCCCGAATCACCGGCTTACCTGAGCTGGTTCGCGCCGAATTGGCGCCTTCGGGTGGGCGATTGCCGAACGCGCTTGGAGGCCGAGCGTTTGCTGCGCGACCTGAAGCCTCTTTACCCCGGCAGCTACATCGTGCCGGACGATATCGAGATGCCGCGCTGA
- a CDS encoding c-type cytochrome: protein MPLPACLSRRSKGSIRSTLALFLSLSLTAAHAQPADAAQYAAGEKLFKGNCASCHKVDTKMTGPALKGAKAKWEGKGDLYAWVKNSQAYLKTGNEMAVAIWEEYKPVVMTPVSLTNEEIDAVFYFVENYAPPKKDVVVATDAAPTDQGSNNWLWLLVLALLFLVVGLSLSGVKRSLANAVSEAEGKGPLPESTRMQRFRAWAWEHKVFMSFVGLFLTVWVILQLWDAAWVIGVYGGDEVPHYKPEQPILFNHTLHAGKADKGNLAINCQYCHSSAEKSKHAGIPSTNVCMNCHKAVNAGRTEAGTKEIQKIYKHAGWDPEKGAYTGKEEPVRWVKVHNLPDHAYFNHAQHVAVGKIECQTCHGPIDEQMDVAEQWSPLTMGWCIDCHNKTEVKMAGNGYYDEVMARLNNDAKLGHEELKKYLEDGKITVKELGGWECAKCHY, encoded by the coding sequence ATGCCGCTTCCAGCCTGTCTTTCACGACGTTCCAAAGGGTCCATCCGCTCCACGCTCGCACTCTTCCTGTCCCTTAGCCTAACCGCTGCTCACGCGCAACCGGCCGATGCCGCGCAGTACGCAGCAGGGGAGAAGCTCTTCAAGGGCAATTGCGCCAGCTGCCACAAGGTGGACACCAAGATGACCGGTCCCGCGCTGAAAGGCGCGAAGGCCAAATGGGAAGGCAAGGGCGACCTCTATGCTTGGGTGAAGAACAGCCAGGCCTACCTGAAGACCGGCAACGAGATGGCCGTGGCCATCTGGGAGGAATACAAGCCGGTGGTCATGACTCCGGTGTCCCTCACGAACGAGGAGATTGACGCCGTTTTCTACTTCGTTGAGAACTACGCTCCTCCGAAGAAGGATGTCGTTGTCGCCACGGATGCGGCTCCCACGGATCAGGGCTCGAACAACTGGCTCTGGCTCTTGGTGCTGGCCCTGCTCTTCTTGGTGGTGGGCCTTTCGCTCAGTGGCGTGAAGCGCAGCCTCGCCAATGCCGTGAGCGAGGCTGAAGGCAAGGGTCCGCTGCCGGAATCCACCCGCATGCAGCGCTTCCGCGCATGGGCCTGGGAGCACAAGGTCTTCATGAGCTTCGTCGGCTTGTTCCTCACCGTGTGGGTGATCCTGCAGCTCTGGGATGCAGCTTGGGTGATCGGTGTTTACGGCGGCGATGAAGTCCCGCATTACAAGCCCGAGCAGCCCATCCTCTTCAACCACACCCTGCACGCGGGCAAGGCCGATAAGGGCAACCTCGCGATCAACTGCCAGTACTGCCACAGCAGCGCTGAGAAGAGCAAGCACGCCGGCATCCCCAGCACCAATGTGTGCATGAACTGCCACAAAGCGGTGAATGCTGGTCGCACCGAAGCGGGCACCAAGGAGATCCAGAAGATCTACAAGCATGCAGGCTGGGACCCTGAGAAGGGCGCATACACCGGCAAGGAAGAGCCGGTGCGCTGGGTGAAGGTGCACAACCTGCCTGACCACGCCTACTTCAATCACGCCCAGCACGTGGCCGTTGGCAAGATCGAATGCCAGACCTGCCACGGGCCGATCGATGAGCAGATGGACGTGGCCGAGCAATGGAGCCCGCTCACCATGGGCTGGTGCATCGACTGCCACAACAAGACCGAGGTGAAGATGGCGGGCAACGGCTACTACGATGAAGTGATGGCGCGCTTGAACAACGACGCCAAGCTGGGCCACGAGGAGTTGAAGAAGTACCTGGAGGACGGCAAGATCACCGTGAAGGAGCTTGGCGGCTGGGAATGCGCCAAGTGCCACTACTAA
- a CDS encoding TAT-variant-translocated molybdopterin oxidoreductase has product MSSTKQYWMDAADLRQDPEAIKAREGEFAQPLAIDQVLGDSNLNGASTNRRDFLKFLGFSVGAATLAACETPVVKSIPYVSKPEEITPGVANWYASTFYDGQDFASILVKTREGRPIHIKGNPRFGINRNPALDKGVVNARINSSVLSLYDGERLKGPRRRVEGKLTGVKWAEADGAITKGLADVTAAGKRIVLLSSTVISPSAKAAILGLQTKLGGSLASSADGQTVFTSGLFTHIQHDTISYSGLTNANLKSFGKRVFPGYDFTKADVVVSVDADFLSSWGSTTEYAWQYATRRNPDGAMNKHWQVESRMSISGANADARVAVKPSEIPLAVIALHDAIARKSGAATVGGGLDNAELNHAADALWNSRGKSLVVCGSNDEGTQMLVNSINSMLGNYGSTIDLDNHTWFFQGDDAAVAQLVKDMNAGTVGALIMVGVNPAYSLPNAAEFKNGLEKVGLSVSCARYADETASLCQWVCPDNHFLESWGDHMPKTGQYALQQPVISRLFDTRAWQGSLLKWSGSDMKWPDFIKQTWEQNLAAHGGGDFATVWNQSLHDGVLTSEPLPAAGAAFAGDVAAAGAAAKQAANGAGEWELSLYTTEAIGDGQHANNPWLQEMPDPLTKITWDNYVCMSFADVRKLGLPDYLGEQSPAGVVNVKVGEVELKLPVVPSPGQREGTIAIALGYGRGANGERVGKAAVVTDHNGERKPVGQNAYPFTSLRNGAVSYDAVNVSVSATGETYPMAITQTHLTHMDRHSIVKETSLAVYKAGDRNAYNEPHTLPVHDDVNKDGVIDARDRKPVAEFDLWAEHPVEGVGHRWGLSIDLNTCIGCGACVTACNSENNIPVVGKDEVRRSREMHWLRIDRYFSSETKWAEGRAAGEGKIGLYTKMEEPSASPSVFFMPVMCQHCNHAPCETVCPVAATTHSNEGLNQMAYNRCIGTRYCANNCPYKVRRFNWFNYVTDKFAETNPAWDDLGRMVLNPDVTVRARGVIEKCSMCVQSIQAGKLKAKKEGRPVKDGDIETACSAACGTGAIVFGDLNDKGSKARGLADGDRSYHMLEEIGVKPNVNYLVKVRNTD; this is encoded by the coding sequence ATGTCGAGCACGAAGCAGTACTGGATGGACGCGGCCGACCTGCGTCAGGACCCTGAGGCGATCAAGGCCCGCGAGGGTGAATTCGCGCAGCCCTTGGCCATTGACCAAGTGCTGGGCGACAGCAATCTCAATGGGGCCAGCACCAACCGCCGCGATTTCCTCAAGTTCCTGGGCTTCTCCGTGGGCGCCGCCACGCTGGCCGCTTGCGAGACCCCGGTGGTGAAGAGCATCCCGTACGTGAGCAAGCCCGAGGAGATCACCCCCGGCGTCGCGAACTGGTACGCGAGCACCTTCTACGACGGTCAGGATTTCGCCAGCATCCTTGTGAAGACCCGCGAAGGGCGCCCGATCCACATCAAGGGCAACCCGCGCTTCGGCATCAACCGCAACCCGGCGCTCGACAAGGGCGTGGTGAATGCGCGCATCAACAGCTCCGTGCTCTCGCTCTATGACGGCGAGCGGCTGAAAGGCCCGCGCAGGCGGGTCGAGGGCAAGCTCACCGGCGTGAAGTGGGCTGAAGCCGACGGTGCCATCACCAAAGGCTTGGCCGATGTCACGGCCGCGGGCAAGCGCATCGTGCTGCTTTCCAGCACGGTGATCAGTCCGAGCGCGAAAGCGGCGATCCTGGGCCTGCAAACGAAGCTCGGCGGCTCGCTCGCGAGCAGTGCGGATGGACAAACCGTGTTCACGAGCGGCTTGTTCACCCACATCCAGCATGATACCATCAGCTACAGCGGCCTGACCAACGCGAACCTGAAGAGCTTCGGCAAGCGGGTATTCCCGGGCTATGACTTCACCAAGGCTGATGTGGTGGTGAGCGTGGACGCTGACTTCCTCAGCAGTTGGGGCAGCACCACCGAGTACGCCTGGCAATATGCCACCCGCCGCAATCCGGATGGCGCGATGAACAAGCATTGGCAGGTGGAGTCCCGCATGAGCATCAGCGGAGCCAACGCCGATGCCCGTGTGGCTGTGAAGCCGAGTGAGATCCCCTTGGCGGTGATCGCCCTGCACGATGCCATCGCCCGCAAGAGCGGCGCCGCCACGGTGGGCGGCGGCTTGGACAACGCCGAACTGAACCATGCTGCCGATGCGCTCTGGAATTCACGCGGCAAGAGCCTTGTGGTCTGCGGCAGCAACGACGAGGGCACGCAGATGCTCGTGAACAGCATCAACAGCATGCTCGGCAACTACGGCAGCACCATCGACCTGGACAACCACACCTGGTTCTTCCAAGGCGACGATGCCGCAGTGGCGCAGCTGGTGAAGGACATGAATGCAGGCACCGTGGGCGCGCTGATCATGGTTGGCGTGAATCCGGCCTACAGCCTTCCGAATGCCGCTGAGTTCAAGAACGGTCTGGAGAAGGTGGGGCTCAGCGTGAGCTGCGCGCGCTATGCCGATGAGACCGCCAGCCTGTGCCAATGGGTCTGCCCTGACAATCACTTCCTCGAGAGCTGGGGCGACCACATGCCCAAGACCGGCCAGTACGCATTGCAACAGCCGGTGATCAGCCGCCTTTTCGACACGCGCGCCTGGCAGGGAAGCCTGCTCAAATGGAGCGGTAGCGATATGAAGTGGCCCGATTTCATCAAGCAGACCTGGGAGCAGAACCTCGCCGCACACGGTGGCGGAGACTTCGCAACGGTTTGGAACCAGAGCCTGCATGATGGTGTGCTGACCTCTGAGCCCTTGCCCGCCGCCGGCGCTGCCTTCGCGGGTGATGTGGCGGCCGCAGGCGCTGCCGCCAAGCAAGCAGCCAATGGCGCTGGGGAGTGGGAGTTGAGCCTCTACACCACCGAAGCCATCGGCGATGGCCAGCACGCCAACAACCCTTGGCTGCAGGAGATGCCAGATCCGCTCACCAAGATCACCTGGGACAATTATGTGTGCATGAGCTTCGCCGATGTGCGCAAGCTCGGCCTGCCCGATTACTTGGGCGAGCAGAGCCCGGCCGGGGTTGTGAACGTGAAGGTTGGCGAAGTCGAATTGAAGCTGCCCGTGGTGCCGAGCCCCGGCCAGCGGGAAGGCACAATTGCGATCGCCCTCGGTTATGGCCGTGGCGCTAACGGCGAGCGAGTGGGCAAAGCCGCCGTGGTCACCGATCACAACGGCGAGCGCAAGCCCGTGGGGCAGAATGCCTATCCCTTCACCAGCCTGAGGAACGGCGCGGTGAGCTACGATGCCGTGAATGTGAGCGTGAGCGCCACGGGCGAGACCTACCCGATGGCCATCACGCAGACTCACCTCACGCACATGGACCGCCACAGCATCGTGAAGGAGACCTCCCTCGCGGTGTACAAGGCGGGCGACAGGAACGCCTACAATGAGCCGCACACGCTTCCCGTGCACGATGACGTGAACAAGGATGGCGTGATCGACGCCCGCGACCGCAAGCCGGTCGCCGAGTTCGACCTCTGGGCCGAGCACCCGGTGGAGGGCGTTGGCCACCGTTGGGGTTTGAGCATCGACCTGAACACCTGTATCGGCTGCGGTGCTTGCGTCACAGCGTGCAACAGTGAGAACAACATCCCGGTGGTGGGCAAGGATGAGGTGCGCCGCAGCCGGGAGATGCACTGGCTGCGCATCGACCGCTACTTCAGCAGCGAGACCAAGTGGGCCGAAGGACGCGCGGCCGGTGAAGGCAAGATCGGCCTGTACACCAAGATGGAAGAGCCGTCGGCCAGCCCGTCGGTCTTCTTCATGCCGGTGATGTGCCAGCACTGCAACCATGCTCCTTGCGAGACGGTCTGCCCGGTGGCCGCCACCACGCACAGCAACGAGGGCCTCAACCAGATGGCCTACAACCGCTGCATCGGCACGCGCTACTGCGCGAACAACTGCCCTTACAAAGTGCGGCGCTTCAACTGGTTCAATTACGTCACCGACAAGTTCGCCGAGACCAACCCGGCTTGGGATGACCTCGGCCGCATGGTGCTGAACCCTGATGTGACCGTGCGCGCGCGCGGCGTGATCGAGAAGTGCAGCATGTGCGTGCAGAGCATTCAGGCCGGCAAGCTCAAGGCGAAGAAGGAAGGCCGACCGGTGAAGGATGGCGACATCGAGACCGCCTGCAGCGCGGCCTGCGGCACCGGCGCCATCGTCTTCGGCGACCTCAACGATAAGGGCAGCAAGGCGCGCGGCTTGGCCGATGGCGACCGGAGCTACCACATGCTCGAGGAGATCGGCGTGAAGCCCAATGTGAACTACCTCGTGAAGGTGCGCAACACGGACTAA
- the nrfD gene encoding polysulfide reductase NrfD, which yields MHAEAAIREPLILGHKTYHDITEDIVRPIENKAPRGWYILMTIASLVAAYGTGCILYLISKGIGTWGLNKTVDWAWDITNFVWWVGIGHAGTLISAVLLLFRQKWRMAINRSAEAMTIFAVIMAATFPGIHMGRIWMAYWVLPLPNQFGSLWVNFNSPLLWDVFAISTYFSVSLVFWYIGLIPDFATIRDKVTKPMMKKVYGILSFGWTGNAKAWTRFEEVSLVLAGIATPLVFSVHSVVSFDFATSVIPGWHTTIFPPYFVSGAVFSGFAMVQTLLLVMRKVMKLENYITVKHVEYMNIVIIVTGSIVGVAYITELFISWYSGVEYESYAFINRATGKYWWAYWAMMACNVISPQVFWFKKLRTNLAFTFFMSIIVNIGMWFERFVIIVTSLHRDYMPSAWTMFYPTWVDVGVFLGTIGIFFTLYLLFARYFPVLALNEVKSILKVSGESYKQEASKHHHH from the coding sequence ATGCACGCAGAAGCAGCGATCCGCGAACCGCTCATCCTCGGTCATAAGACCTACCACGATATCACCGAGGATATCGTCAGGCCGATCGAGAACAAGGCCCCGCGCGGCTGGTACATCCTGATGACCATTGCCAGCCTGGTCGCCGCCTACGGCACGGGCTGCATCCTGTACTTGATCAGCAAGGGCATCGGCACTTGGGGCCTGAACAAGACCGTGGACTGGGCCTGGGACATCACCAACTTCGTTTGGTGGGTGGGCATCGGCCATGCCGGCACGCTCATCAGCGCGGTGCTGCTGCTCTTCCGCCAGAAGTGGCGCATGGCCATCAACCGCAGCGCAGAGGCCATGACCATCTTCGCCGTGATCATGGCGGCCACCTTCCCCGGCATCCACATGGGCCGGATCTGGATGGCGTATTGGGTGCTCCCGCTGCCCAACCAGTTCGGCAGCCTCTGGGTGAACTTCAACAGCCCGCTGCTGTGGGACGTGTTCGCGATCAGCACCTACTTCAGCGTATCCCTCGTGTTCTGGTACATCGGCCTCATCCCCGACTTCGCCACCATCCGCGACAAGGTGACGAAGCCGATGATGAAGAAGGTCTATGGCATACTCAGTTTCGGCTGGACAGGCAACGCCAAGGCCTGGACGCGTTTCGAGGAGGTGAGCCTGGTGCTCGCGGGCATCGCCACGCCGCTCGTGTTCTCGGTACACTCCGTGGTGAGCTTCGACTTCGCCACCTCGGTGATCCCCGGCTGGCACACCACCATCTTCCCGCCGTACTTCGTGAGCGGTGCGGTGTTCAGCGGCTTCGCCATGGTGCAGACCCTGCTGCTGGTGATGCGCAAGGTGATGAAGCTGGAGAACTACATCACCGTGAAGCACGTGGAGTACATGAACATCGTGATCATCGTCACAGGTTCCATCGTGGGTGTGGCGTACATCACCGAGCTGTTCATCAGCTGGTACAGCGGTGTGGAGTATGAGAGCTACGCCTTCATCAACCGTGCTACCGGTAAATACTGGTGGGCCTACTGGGCCATGATGGCCTGCAACGTGATCAGCCCGCAGGTGTTCTGGTTCAAGAAGCTGCGCACCAACCTGGCCTTCACCTTCTTCATGAGCATCATCGTGAACATCGGCATGTGGTTCGAACGCTTCGTGATCATCGTCACCTCGCTGCACCGTGACTACATGCCCAGCGCATGGACCATGTTCTACCCCACCTGGGTGGACGTGGGCGTGTTCCTGGGCACCATCGGCATCTTCTTCACGCTCTACCTGCTCTTCGCCCGCTATTTCCCGGTGCTGGCGCTGAACGAGGTGAAGAGCATCCTGAAAGTGAGCGGCGAGAGCTACAAGCAGGAAGCCTCTAAACACCACCACCATTGA
- a CDS encoding DUF3341 domain-containing protein, with protein MANKVIYAVYDDPEQLKDGARKLVSAGVKVKDVFSPFPVHGIDPIIGITRTRLGIVSFMFGITGTALAVLGIWYFNIFDWPMNIGGKPSFHYYQNVPAFIPVTFEFTVLCAAHGMAITYLIRNKTLPGMPARNPDPRSTDDKFIIEVRTADNHGHSSEAIAELLRQSPVTEINERQC; from the coding sequence ATGGCGAACAAGGTCATCTACGCCGTTTACGACGATCCCGAGCAGCTCAAGGACGGCGCGCGCAAGCTCGTGTCCGCTGGCGTGAAGGTGAAGGACGTTTTCTCCCCCTTCCCGGTCCATGGCATCGACCCGATCATCGGCATCACGCGAACGCGGCTGGGCATCGTGAGCTTCATGTTCGGGATCACCGGAACCGCGCTGGCCGTGCTGGGCATCTGGTACTTCAACATCTTCGACTGGCCGATGAACATAGGCGGCAAGCCCAGCTTCCACTACTACCAGAACGTGCCGGCCTTCATCCCGGTCACCTTCGAGTTCACCGTGCTCTGCGCCGCGCATGGCATGGCCATCACCTACCTGATCCGCAACAAGACCCTGCCCGGGATGCCTGCACGGAATCCCGACCCGCGCAGCACGGACGACAAGTTCATCATCGAGGTGCGCACCGCCGATAACCACGGCCACAGTTCCGAAGCGATCGCCGAGCTGCTGCGCCAGAGCCCTGTGACCGAGATCAACGAGCGCCAATGCTGA
- a CDS encoding cytochrome c — translation MRTAKTFAALSVIALLAACGKSDPNSPGVEYMPDMYRSPAIEAYVDYGQDPYYHTEEKARAQRDRVTARKPVPGTIAFNDDAGKAMLNAPYPFPNTPEGYEAAGAQLKSPIAMTQATVDNGKAIYEKFCMHCHGATGQGDGPVVNNGKYPPPGAYNGPLKDLPEGKIFHSLHWGKNVAMGSHASQLTKEERWHVTHYVQYLQNGGKMTREPEAPAAM, via the coding sequence ATGCGCACTGCCAAGACCTTTGCCGCGCTTTCCGTGATCGCCCTACTGGCGGCGTGCGGCAAGAGCGACCCCAACAGCCCCGGCGTGGAGTACATGCCCGACATGTACCGCAGCCCGGCCATCGAAGCCTACGTGGACTACGGCCAGGATCCTTACTACCACACCGAGGAGAAGGCCCGTGCCCAGCGCGATCGCGTCACTGCGCGCAAGCCCGTGCCCGGCACCATCGCCTTCAACGATGATGCAGGCAAGGCCATGCTTAACGCCCCTTACCCCTTCCCGAACACTCCCGAGGGCTATGAGGCGGCCGGGGCGCAGTTGAAGAGCCCGATCGCGATGACGCAAGCCACCGTGGATAACGGCAAGGCGATCTATGAGAAGTTCTGCATGCATTGCCACGGCGCAACAGGGCAGGGCGATGGTCCCGTGGTGAACAATGGCAAGTACCCGCCGCCGGGCGCTTACAACGGCCCTCTGAAGGACCTGCCCGAAGGCAAGATCTTCCACAGCCTGCACTGGGGCAAGAACGTGGCCATGGGCTCGCACGCCTCGCAGCTCACCAAGGAGGAGCGCTGGCACGTGACGCACTACGTGCAGTACCTGCAGAACGGCGGTAAAATGACCCGTGAGCCGGAGGCCCCGGCCGCGATGTGA